A window of the Henckelia pumila isolate YLH828 chromosome 3, ASM3356847v2, whole genome shotgun sequence genome harbors these coding sequences:
- the LOC140891988 gene encoding D-amino-acid oxidase, whose amino-acid sequence MIATSISAPKLTLERHPTRIRKPVFNPFEPAIRCSSPMDAQITPKKVVVCGGGVIGVCTAYFLSKRGAAVTLVEKSSIACAASGKAGGFLALDWCDGGSVGSLARASFNLHRSLAEELNGAELYGYRPVTTLSLSVTESTSTSERLNRKPSRDVPAWVDGPAKGPRTIGTRETTAQVHPQLFTKTLLSKAVEEYGVKVVIKKLEAVNTSEGGVTAVVLEDGGQIEADAVVLALGPWTGKLSILSSLFRVYGLKAHSIILEPKNPDEITPHALFLSYYPAQGGKPMDPEVYPRPTGEVYICGMSSEAEVPDDPEHVTPVPESIQVLKRVASSVSSHLVEGKAVVKAEQACFLPCTDDSVPVIGEVPGIKGCYVATGHSCWGILNGPATGAAVAELVLDGCTCSGINVDIQQFSPSRFLPSGKERKW is encoded by the exons atgataGCAACAAGTATATCGGCTCCAAAGTTGACCCTCGAGAGACATCCAACCCGAATCCGAAAGCCTGTTTTCAACCCGTTTGAGCCCGCAATCCGCTGCTCTTCACCTATGGACGCTCAAATTACCCCCAAGAAGGTTGTGGTTTGCGGCGGAGGTGTCATTGGTGTTTGCACTGCATATTTCCTCTCAAAGAGGGGCGCCGCCGTCACGCTGGTCGAAAAATCCTCTATCGCCTGCGCTGCTTCCGGGAAGGCCGGCGGATTCCTTGCCCTCGACTGGTGCGACGGTGGCTCCGTCGGTTCTCTCGCACGCGCCAGcttcaatctccaccgttcactCGCCGAAGAGCTCAATGGCGCTGAATTGTACGGTTATCGCCCCGTTACAACTCTCAGCCTCTCGGTTACCGAATCTACATCAACATCGGAGAGATTGAACAGAAAACCTAGCCGCGATGTTCCGGCTTGGGTTGATGGGCCGGCTAAAGGCCCGAGAACAATTGGGACGCGGGAGACGACGGCCCAAGTGCACCCACAGCTGTTTACGAAGACGCTGTTGTCCAAAGCCGTGGAGGAGTATGGAGTGAAGGTGGTCATAAAAAAATTGGAGGCGGTGAATACGTCGGAGGGGGGAGTCACGGCGGTGGTTTTGGAGGACGGCGGGCAGATCGAGGCGGATGCGGTGGTGTTGGCACTTGGTCCTTGGACCGGAAAGCTTTCAATCTTGAGCTCTTTATTTAGGGTGTATGGGCTTAAAGCCCATAGCATCATTTTGGAGCCCAAGAATCCTGATGAGATAACTCCCCATGCCTTGTTTTTGAGCTACTATCCGGCCCAAGGAGGGAAGCCCATGGATCCTGAGGTGTATCCACGTCCTACAG GAGAGGTGTACATATGTGGGATGTCATCGGAAGCAGAGGTACCAGATGATCCGGAGCATGTTACCCCTGTGCCAGAATCAATACAAGTCCTGAAAAGGGTCGCAAGCAGCGTGTCGAGCCACTTGGTTGAGGGGAAAGCTGTGGTGAAAGCCGAGCAAGCTTGCTTTCTGCCTTGTACGGACGACAGTGTTCCAGTCATTGGTGAAGTTCCGGGCATAAAGGGGTGTTATGTGGCAACGGGGCATAGTTGTTGGGGGATTTTGAACGGTCCCGCCACCGGTGCAGCCGTGGCGGAGCTCGTGCTTGATGGTTGCACTTGCTCCGGCATTAATGTTGATATCCAACAGTTTAGCCCATCCAGGTTCCTTCCTTCGGGGAAGGAAAGGAAATGGTGA
- the LOC140890880 gene encoding probable LRR receptor-like serine/threonine-protein kinase At4g37250, whose product MGTKSFGVLHLWNLAFFFMLQAQSLGLNTDGILLMSFKKSILSDPLGVLKNWDEKDEMPCSWNGVYCGTSGSAEAYFRVTGLILPRLGLLGSIPSDLGMIEHLRYLNLSGNFITGPLPSSLLIASELRVLDFSNNNFSGQLPQNLSALHNLTVVYLKNNLISGSLPGGFNSVESLDVSSNLIDGSLPPDFGGTKVSYFNVSSNRLSGEISPEFAAKIPANATIDLSFNDLSGPFPNSEIFFRQDIKSYSGNPRLCGKPLNNLCPNIPSSAATLPDSPPAAIAALPTDPETATGKRTGLKTGKILGITLGDIAGMGILILIFIYIYHLKKKKNKDGATKKETELAKDHFDWASSETPSRQYHCLRPWSCSKAKSDGAAKDGEETSSETTSTPCTTDTENSSLKNQVPQKQKKGSLVTVDGEKELELETLLKASAYILGASGSSIVYKAVLEDGTTLAVRRIGESGVDRFRDFENQIRVIAKLVHPNLIRIRGFYWGQDEKLIIYDFVPNGSLANARYRKAGSSPCPLPWEIRIKIAKGVARGLCYIHDKKHVHGNLKPSNILLGPEMEPKIGDFGLERLVAGDTSSKAGGSARNFGSKRSTASRDSINDYTTIGPTPSPSPSMIGISPYYAPESLRTLKPNSKWDVFAFGVVLLELLTGKAIVSDETVPGLAIGTLTSAEEDKCKILRMADVAIRADVEGKEEALLALLKLGCNCICSAPQKRPSMKEVLQSLEKIEPFSFSSPYHYGQL is encoded by the exons ATGGGCACAAAGAGCTTTGGTGTACTCCATTTATGGAATCTGGCTTTCTTTTTCATGCTTCAAGCTCAATCTTTGGGGCTGAACACTGACGGGATACTCTTGAtgtcttttaaaaaaagtatCTTGAGTGATCCGTTGGGAGTTTTGAAGAACTGGGATGAAAAAGATGAGATGCCATGTTCGTGGAATGGAGTCTACTGTGGAACTTCTGGCTCTGCTGAAGCTTATTTCCGTGTTACGGGCTTGATACTCCCGCGTCTCGGGCTTCTGGGTTCAATCCCTTCCGATCTTGGAATGATCGAACATCTCAGATATCTTAATCTCTCAGGAAATTTCATTACCGGCCCCCTTCCTTCCTCTCTGTTAATCGCTTCAGAGCTTCGAGTTCTTGATTTCTCCAACAATAACTTCTCGGGCCAACTGCCTCAAAATCTGTCAGCTCTCCACAATTTAACTGTGGTTTATTTGAAGAACAACTTGATTTCTGGCTCTCTGCCGGGTGGGTTTAATTCAGTTGAGAGTTTAGACGTGTCTTCCAATTTGATCGACGGCTCTTTGCCTCCAGATTTCGGTGGCACTAAAGTTTCTTATTTCAACGTTTCGTCCAACAGACTCTCCGGTGAAATCTCGCCTGAATTTGCGGCCAAAATCCCTGCAAATGCGACCATAGATCTGTCGTTCAATGATCTTTCAGGTCCGTTTCCTAATTCTGAGATTTTCTTTCGCCAAGACATCAAATCCTATTCCGGCAACCCGAGATTATGCGGGAAGCCACTAAACAATCTCTGCCCGAATATTCCTTCATCCGCTGCAACTCTGCCCGATTCTCCACCTGCAGCAATCGCAGCCTTACCCACCGACCCCGAAACCGCCACAGGAAAACGAACTGGGCTCAAGACAGGAAAAATCCTGGGAATTACCCTCGGTGACATCGCCGGAATGGGAATCCTCATTTTAATTTTCATCTACATTTATCatttgaagaaaaagaaaaacaaagatgGCGCAACCAAAAAGGAGACAGAACTCGCGAAAGATCACTTCGACTGGGCATCTTCTGAAACACCCTCGCGCCAATATCACTGTCTAAGACCATGGTCTTGCTCAAAGGCAAAAAGTGACGGCGCCGCCAAAGATGGAGAGGAAACATCGTCAGAAACCACGAGTACTCCCTGCACCACAGACACCGAGAATTCTTCTCTCAAGAACCAAGTCCCCCAAAAGCAGAAAAAAGGGTCCCTTGTAACAGTGGACGGAGAAAAGGAGCTGGAATTGGAGACATTGCTCAAGGCGTCGGCTTACATTTTAGGCGCGTCGGGTTCCAGCATAGTGTACAAAGCGGTGCTTGAAGATGGTACAACGTTGGCCGTGAGAAGAATTGGGGAGAGTGGCGTGGATCGATTCAGGGATTTCGAGAATCAGATTAGAGTGATCGCCAAATTGGTGCACCCCAACTTGATTCGGATTCGAGGGTTCTACTGGGGTCAAGACGAGAAGCTCATTATCTATGATTTCGTCCCCAATGGTAGCCTCGCTAATGCGCGTTACA GAAAAGCTGGCTCCTCCCCTTGTCCTTTACCGTGGGAAATTCGGATCAAGATAGCAAAAGGTGTGGCCCGTGGGCTTTGTTACATCCACGACAAGAAGCACGTCCATGGAAACTTGAAGCCCAGCAATATTCTGTTGGGCCCTGAAATGGAGCCCAAGATAGGAGACTTCGGCCTCGAAAGGCTCGTCGCCGGTGATACCAGTTCCAAGGCCGGTGGATCCGCCAGAAACTTCGGGAGCAAACGATCCACAGCCTCGAGGGATAGTATCAACGATTACACAACCATTGGGCCTACTCCAAGCCCAAGCCCGAGTATGATCGGGATTTCACCCTATTACGCACCCGAATCTCTTCGAACCCTCAAGCCCAATTCGAAATGGGACGTTTTTGCATTTGGTGTTGTGTTGCTTGAATTGTTGACCGGAAAAGCCATCGTATCCGACGAAACAGTTCCCGGCTTAGCAATCGGAACTCTCACGTCAGCAGAGGAAGACAAGTGCAAGATTTTGAGGATGGCTGATGTGGCGATCCGTGCTGATGTGGAGGGGAAAGAGGAAGCCTTGTTGGCACTACTTAAATTAGGGTGTAATTGCATATGTAGTGCGCCACAAAAAAGACCTTCCATGAAAGAGGTCCTCCAATCACTTGAAAAGATTGAACCCTTTTCATTTTCTTCACCTTACCATTATGGCCAATTGTGA